From Anopheles darlingi chromosome 2, idAnoDarlMG_H_01, whole genome shotgun sequence, the proteins below share one genomic window:
- the LOC125959200 gene encoding uncharacterized protein LOC125959200, protein MVSFKLVSVVVCVLAVAGRGYAAEDGTVRALRKVYALCEDSDELLHCIKVQALKLTDRALKLPSIKLIEGMAIVKKEGGESRSLAAEPALGSEQELNQLSSAKLDELLFQRAQRFMDSHQLQLNVPRMLVSGQQETGRLVEEGRKKMKKYLGPFLAAMAIKGGILTMVYHSIAIVAGKALIIGKIALVISAIIGLKKLVTPEGHEKTTYEIVKHPHVQQSHTYSSNHGDFDNHEAGQFHRSFGNSISASDMVMQDRAYRAHVPKN, encoded by the coding sequence ATGGTTTCGTTCAAGCTAGTGTCggtagtggtgtgcgtgctggccgtggccggccgCGGTTACGCCGCCGAGGACGGTACGGTTCGTGCCCTGCGCAAAGTGTACGCCCTGTGCGAGGACAGTGACGAGCTGCTGCACTGCATCAAGGTGCAAGCCCTGAAGCTGACCGACCGGGCGCTCAAGCTGCCAAGCATCAAGCTGATCGAGGGTATGGCGATCGTGAAGAAGGAGGGTGGCGAGTCGCGCTCGCTGGCCGCCGAACCGGCCCTCGGCTCGGAGCAGGAACTGAACCAGCTGTCCTCGGCCAAgctcgatgagctgctgtTCCAGCGTGCCCAGCGCTTCATGGATAGccaccagctgcagctgaaTGTGCCGCGCATGTTGGTGTCGGGCCAGCAGGAAACCGGCCGCCTGGTCGAGGAGGGTcgcaagaagatgaagaaataCCTCGGACCATTCCTCGCTGCAATGGCTATCAAGGGAGGTATCCTGACCATGGTCTACcattcgatcgcgatcgtcgccgGTAAGGCGCTGATCATCGGTAAGATCGCCCTCGTCATCTCCGCCATCATCGGGCTGAAGAAGCTGGTCACCCCGGAGGGACACGAGAAGACGACGTACGAGATCGTGAAGCACCCGCACGTCCAGCAGAGCCACACCTACTCCTCGAACCACGGGGACTTCGACAACCACGAGGCGGGCCAGTTCCACCGTAGCTTCGGTAACTCGATCAGCGCCAGCGACATGGTGATGCAGGATCGCGCCTACCGTGCCCACGTGCCCAAGAACTAA